A portion of the Lolium rigidum isolate FL_2022 chromosome 1, APGP_CSIRO_Lrig_0.1, whole genome shotgun sequence genome contains these proteins:
- the LOC124685030 gene encoding oxygen-dependent coproporphyrinogen-III oxidase, chloroplastic-like — translation MEKETPQSAPPPTFLRGEEDSSSPARARFERLIRRVQAEVCAALEAVEEGSGGVGVGGGVFREDAWTRPGGGGGISRVLQGGRVFEKAAVNVSVVYGVMPPEAYRAARPDAAAGTEKAGPVPFFAAGVSSVIHPNNPFAPTMHFNYRYFETEASQDTPGAPRQWWFGGGTDLTPSYIIEEDIKHFHGVQKQACDKFDPTFYPKFKKWCDDYFHIKHRGECRGVGGIFFDDLSDRDQETLLDFVTECAESVIPAYIPIIERRKDTQFTEKHRAWQQLRRGRYVEFNLVYDRGTTFGLKTGGRIESILVSLPLTARWEYDHKPEEGTEEWKLLDTCINPKEWI, via the exons ATGGAGAAGGAGACGCCGCagagcgcgccgccgccgaccttcCTCCGCGGGGAGGAGGATTCGTCGTCGCCAGCGCGCGCGCGGTTCGAGCGCTTGATCCGGCGGGTGCAAGCGGAGGTGTGCGCGGCGCTCGAGGCGGTTGAggagggcagcggcggcgtcggcgtcggcggtggGGTGTTCCGGGAGGACGCGTGGACtcgcccgggcggcggcggcggcatcagcCGCGTGCTGCAGGGTGGACGGGTGTTCGAGAAGGCCGCCGTGAACGTTTCCGTCGTCTACGGCGTAATGCCCCCCGAAGCGTACCGCGCGGCGAGGCCCgacgcggcggcgggcacggagaAGGCCGGGCCCGTGCCCTTCTTCGCCGCCGGCGTTAGCTCG GTTATCCATCCAAACAACCCCTTTGCACCAACAATGCATTTCAATTACCGATATTTCGAGACAGAGGCATCACAAG ATACTCCTGGGGCACCCAGACAATGGTGGTTTGGAGGCGGTACGGACTTGACGCCATCTTACATCATCGAAGAGGATATCAAGCATTTTCATGGC GTTCAGAAACAAGCATGCGATAAGTTTGATCCAACTTTTTACCCAAAATTCAAGAAATGGTGTGATGACTACTTTCATATCAAG CATCGTGGTGAATGCCGTGGGGTGGGCGGAATATTCTTTGATGATCTCAGTGATCGTGATCAAGAAACGCTCCTTGATTTCGTTACAG AGTGTGCAGAGTCTGTAATTCCTGCATACATCCCCATCATAGAACGCCGGAAAGATACTCAATTTACAGAAAAACACAGGGCATGGCAGCAGCTACGGAGAGGTCGGTATGTGGAATTCAACCTT GTCTATGATCGTGGCACCACATTTGGCCTGAAGACTGGAGGAAGGATCGAGAGTATCCTTGTTTCCCTTCCTCTGACCGCACGGTGGGAGTATGATCAT AAACCGGAAGAAGGGACTGAAGAATGGAAACTTCTTGATACGTGCATCAATCCAAAGGAGTGGATCTGA
- the LOC124685031 gene encoding methionine aminopeptidase 1B, chloroplastic-like — MELLASSPPPLFPCRRSGTLHKHFHAVAPGISCSSGETCRTAICRAAEIHGPEQVKGREPLRRGTVSPRLKVPDHIPRPPYDGTDQLPDVNPDRQMHDSESIVRMRAACKLAARVLQYAGTLVKPSMTTDEIDREVHRMIIDAGAYPSPLGYGGFPKSVCTSVNECICHGIPDSRALRDGDIINIDVTVYLNGYHGDTSRTYFCGEVDEPTKQLVKVTEECMLRGISACKHGASFKTIGERISEHVNKYGYSVDPFVGHGVGTIFHSEPIIWHTYDYEPGFMVAGQTFTIEPTLSMGSTRCEVWDDGWTAITVDGSLNAQFEHTVLVTVDGAEVLTKC, encoded by the exons ATGGAGCTCCTCGCGTCATCTCCGCCGCCGCTGTTCCCCTGCCGGCGTTCAG GTACTCTCCATAAGCATTTCCACGCGGTAGCACCAGGAATATCCTGCAGCTCTGGGGAGACCTGCAGAACGGCGATCTGCAG GGCTGCAGAGATCCATGGTCCCGAACAAGTAAAGGGAAGGGAACCACTAAGGCGCGGCACGGTCAGTCCGCGCCTCAAGGTGCCCGATCACATCCCCCGACCACCTTACGACGGCACCGATCAACTACCAGATGTAAATCCTGACCGGCAAATGCATGACAGTGAGAGCATTGTCCGTATGAGAGCCGCATGTAAGCTCGCTGCCCGGGTTCTTCAGTATGCAGGAACATTGGTGAAA CCCTCCATGACGACAGATGAAATCGACAGGGAAGTTCATCGGATGATCATCGACGCCGGTGCTTACCCATCTCCCCTTGGATATGGTGGGTTCCCAAAGAGTGTCTGCACGTCAGTGAATGAGTGCATCTGCCATGGAATTCCTGATTCGCGCGCGTTAAGG GATGGGGACATCATCAACATTGATGTTACTGTCTACTTGAAT GGATACCATGGTGACACCTCAAGAACATATTTCTGTGGAGAGGTCGATGAACCTACTAAGCAGCTTGTGAAG GTCACTGAGGAGTGTATGCTGAGGGGCATATCAGCCTGCAAACATGGTGCTAGCTTCAAGACAATTGGAGAGAGAATAAG TGAGCATGTCAACAAGTACGGCTACAGCGTGGATCCCTTTGTGGGGCATGGAGTTGGGACGATCTTCCATTCAGAACCCATCATATGGCACACTT ATGATTACGAGCCAGGATTCATGGTTGCAGGCCAGACATTCACAATCG AGCCTACGTTGTCCATGGGGAGCACGCGGTGTGAAGTGTGGGACGACGGCTGGACCGCCATCACAGTGGACGGCAGCCTCAATGCACAATTCGAGCATACGGTGCTGGTCACGGTTGACGGCGCAGAGGTTCTCACCAAGTGTTAA